Proteins encoded together in one Triticum dicoccoides isolate Atlit2015 ecotype Zavitan chromosome 7B, WEW_v2.0, whole genome shotgun sequence window:
- the LOC119342077 gene encoding probable flavin-containing monooxygenase 1 isoform X2 translates to MGLDEKSVAIVGAGVSGLAACKHLLERGCRPVVFDAGDAVGGVWPNAMEGTRLQAPRHMYRYSDFPWPDSVTEMFPNQRQVADYLHAYARRFGVLDCVRLGHRVTSMEYVGVAEEEVVAWEEWAGCGQAFGSGDREWRLTVADDEGHIEVHMVDFVILCTGRFSNYPNIPNFPPGRGPEAFDGKVIHSMDYSKMGSEKAKEMIKDKCVTVVGYGNSALDIANECAKVNGMEKPCTMVVRTKQWIIPNFYAWGINISNFYLTRFAELLIHKPGEGFLLSILATVLTPLRLMISKFAESYYSIPMKKHDMVPDHSFFEGMVGCMLSTTPKDHYKNLEEGIIVIRKSKTFGFCKEGVLVEGESTLVKSDIVIFGTGFNGDQNIKDMFMSKECIHPKIPQLAVLGYSDNYANVYTSELRSKWLAYFMDGGFRLPSVEAMQRDVLECEKVMKHYSRDESRTPCTGLLPTWYNDRLCEDMGCNPRRKNGFFAELFEAYGPDDYSDLHPK, encoded by the exons ATGGGCCTGGATGAGAAGAGCGTGGCCATCGTGGGCGCCGGCGTGAGCGGCCTGGCGGCGTGCAAGCACCTGCTGGAGCGCGGCTGCCGGCCGGTGGTCTTTGATGCGGGCGACGCCGTCGGGGGCGTGTGGCCGAACGCCATGGAGGGGACCAGGCTCCAGGCGCCACGGCACATGTATCGTTACTCCGACTTCCCCTGGCCGGACTCCGTGACGGAGATGTTCCCCAACCAGCGCCAGGTCGCCGACTACCTCCACGCCTACGCGCGCCGCTTCGGCGTGCTCGACTGCGTCAGGCTCGGCCACCGCGTGACCAGCATGGAGTACGTCGGCGTggcagaggaggaggtggtggcgtggGAGGAGTGGGCCGGCTGCGGCCAGGCGTTCGGCTCCGGCGACAGGGAGTGGCGCCTCACGGTGGCCGATGACGAAGGTCACATAGAG GTACACATGGTAGACTTTGTGATTCTTTGTACGGGAAGGTTTAGCAATTATCCCAACATACCCAATTTCCCTCCTGGTAGAGGCCCAGAAGCATTTGATGGGAAAGTGATCCACTCCATGGACTACTCCAAAATGGGTAGTGAGAAAGCTAAGGAGATGATCAAGGACAAGTGTGTGACTGTCGTTGGCTATGGAAATTCAGCCCTTGACATTGCTAATGAATGCGCAAAAGTAAACG GTATGGAGAAACCATGCACAATGGTAGTCCGAACCAAGCAATGGATCATACCGAACTTCTATGCTTGGGGTATTAACATATCAAATTTCTATCTAACTCGTTTTGCTGAACTCCTTATTCACAAGCCCGGTGAAGGTTTCCTCCTTAGCATATTAGCTACCGTCTTGACTCCATTG AGGTTGATGATTTCAAAGTTTGCTGAGAGCTACTACTCCATTCCAATGAAGAAGCATGACATGGTGCCTGACCACAGCTTTTTTGAGGGGATGGTGGGATGTATGCTTTCCACTACACCCAAGGATCATTACAAGAATCTAGAGGAAGGCATCATCGTTATTAGAAAGTCGAAGACCTTTGGCTTTTGCAAAGAAGGTGTGCTCGTTGAAGGTGAATCTACGTTGGTAAAGAGTGACATAGTTATCTTCGGAACAGGATTCAATGGTGATCAAAACATCAAGGACATGTTCATGTCAAA GGAGTGCATACATCCTAAGATTCCACAACTTGCGGTCCTCGGATATTCTGACAACTATGCGAATGTCTACACTTCAGAACTACGGTCTAAGTGGCTAGCATATTTCATGGATGGTGGATTTAGATTACCAAGTGTTGAAGCAATGCAGAGGGATGTACTTGAATGCGAGAAGGTAATGAAGCATTACTCCCGTGACGAATCACGTACACCGTGCACTGGACTTCTTCCTACTTGGTACAATGATAGATTATGTGAAGACATGGGATGCAACCCGAGAAGGAAGAATGGATTTTTTGCCGAATTATTTGAGGCCTATGGTCCCGATGATTATAGCGATCTTCACCCTAAGTAA
- the LOC119342077 gene encoding probable flavin-containing monooxygenase 1 isoform X1 — protein sequence MGLDEKSVAIVGAGVSGLAACKHLLERGCRPVVFDAGDAVGGVWPNAMEGTRLQAPRHMYRYSDFPWPDSVTEMFPNQRQVADYLHAYARRFGVLDCVRLGHRVTSMEYVGVAEEEVVAWEEWAGCGQAFGSGDREWRLTVADDEGHIEVHMVDFVILCTGRFSNYPNIPNFPPGRGPEAFDGKVIHSMDYSKMGSEKAKEMIKDKCVTVVGYGNSALDIANECAKVNGMEKPCTMVVRTKQWIIPNFYAWGINISNFYLTRFAELLIHKPGEGFLLSILATVLTPLRLMISKFAESYYSIPMKKHDMVPDHSFFEGMVGCMLSTTPKDHYKNLEEGIIVIRKSKTFGFCKEGVLVEGESTLVKSDIVIFGTGFNGDQNIKDMFMSKYFHTIIVGSTSTTAQLYRECIHPKIPQLAVLGYSDNYANVYTSELRSKWLAYFMDGGFRLPSVEAMQRDVLECEKVMKHYSRDESRTPCTGLLPTWYNDRLCEDMGCNPRRKNGFFAELFEAYGPDDYSDLHPK from the exons ATGGGCCTGGATGAGAAGAGCGTGGCCATCGTGGGCGCCGGCGTGAGCGGCCTGGCGGCGTGCAAGCACCTGCTGGAGCGCGGCTGCCGGCCGGTGGTCTTTGATGCGGGCGACGCCGTCGGGGGCGTGTGGCCGAACGCCATGGAGGGGACCAGGCTCCAGGCGCCACGGCACATGTATCGTTACTCCGACTTCCCCTGGCCGGACTCCGTGACGGAGATGTTCCCCAACCAGCGCCAGGTCGCCGACTACCTCCACGCCTACGCGCGCCGCTTCGGCGTGCTCGACTGCGTCAGGCTCGGCCACCGCGTGACCAGCATGGAGTACGTCGGCGTggcagaggaggaggtggtggcgtggGAGGAGTGGGCCGGCTGCGGCCAGGCGTTCGGCTCCGGCGACAGGGAGTGGCGCCTCACGGTGGCCGATGACGAAGGTCACATAGAG GTACACATGGTAGACTTTGTGATTCTTTGTACGGGAAGGTTTAGCAATTATCCCAACATACCCAATTTCCCTCCTGGTAGAGGCCCAGAAGCATTTGATGGGAAAGTGATCCACTCCATGGACTACTCCAAAATGGGTAGTGAGAAAGCTAAGGAGATGATCAAGGACAAGTGTGTGACTGTCGTTGGCTATGGAAATTCAGCCCTTGACATTGCTAATGAATGCGCAAAAGTAAACG GTATGGAGAAACCATGCACAATGGTAGTCCGAACCAAGCAATGGATCATACCGAACTTCTATGCTTGGGGTATTAACATATCAAATTTCTATCTAACTCGTTTTGCTGAACTCCTTATTCACAAGCCCGGTGAAGGTTTCCTCCTTAGCATATTAGCTACCGTCTTGACTCCATTG AGGTTGATGATTTCAAAGTTTGCTGAGAGCTACTACTCCATTCCAATGAAGAAGCATGACATGGTGCCTGACCACAGCTTTTTTGAGGGGATGGTGGGATGTATGCTTTCCACTACACCCAAGGATCATTACAAGAATCTAGAGGAAGGCATCATCGTTATTAGAAAGTCGAAGACCTTTGGCTTTTGCAAAGAAGGTGTGCTCGTTGAAGGTGAATCTACGTTGGTAAAGAGTGACATAGTTATCTTCGGAACAGGATTCAATGGTGATCAAAACATCAAGGACATGTTCATGTCAAAGTACTTTCATACTATCATCGTTGGTTCAACATCCACAACTGCACAACTTTATAG GGAGTGCATACATCCTAAGATTCCACAACTTGCGGTCCTCGGATATTCTGACAACTATGCGAATGTCTACACTTCAGAACTACGGTCTAAGTGGCTAGCATATTTCATGGATGGTGGATTTAGATTACCAAGTGTTGAAGCAATGCAGAGGGATGTACTTGAATGCGAGAAGGTAATGAAGCATTACTCCCGTGACGAATCACGTACACCGTGCACTGGACTTCTTCCTACTTGGTACAATGATAGATTATGTGAAGACATGGGATGCAACCCGAGAAGGAAGAATGGATTTTTTGCCGAATTATTTGAGGCCTATGGTCCCGATGATTATAGCGATCTTCACCCTAAGTAA